The following are encoded in a window of Salinigranum halophilum genomic DNA:
- the mre11 gene encoding DNA double-strand break repair protein Mre11, whose translation MTRVIHTGDTHLGYQQYHSPTRRQDFLDAFERVVDDAIEDGVSAVVHAGDLFHDRRPALPDLLGTISALRRLASAGVPFLAVVGNHESTRGGQWLDLFEQLGLATRLGSAPVVVDDVAFYGLDHVPTSKRAALDYAFEPHDADFAALVAHGLFTPFAHADWETETVLDEATVDFDAVLLGDNHAPGTERVADTPVTYCGSTERVSAAERDGRGYNLVSFEDGTVDIRRRAVETRPFVFVEVTLAEGEGGERVREQVRQYDVEDAVVVVEVTGEGDPVTPASIETLATENGALVARVTDRREFESPGESETAVDFADPDAAVRERVGDLGLSPAALDVDDAVRGEVADANVRETVKRRVRARLDEGVSRFEPADGDAVDGAGGERDRATTTRATGDGDEHERDETVTAEPEDPADPAGPTEPTDGAETAETPETAETSDGAEDEADNGTDEKPSRAESAGANGDGQVSMEDYL comes from the coding sequence ATGACCCGAGTCATCCACACAGGCGACACGCACCTCGGGTACCAGCAGTATCACTCGCCGACGCGTCGGCAGGACTTCCTCGACGCCTTCGAGCGCGTCGTCGACGACGCCATCGAGGACGGGGTGAGCGCCGTCGTCCACGCCGGCGACCTCTTCCACGACCGACGGCCGGCGCTGCCCGACCTCCTCGGAACGATTTCGGCCCTCCGACGGCTCGCGAGCGCTGGGGTGCCGTTCCTCGCGGTCGTTGGGAACCACGAGTCGACCCGGGGCGGCCAGTGGCTCGACCTCTTCGAGCAGTTGGGACTCGCCACGCGCCTCGGTTCGGCACCCGTCGTCGTCGACGACGTCGCGTTCTACGGGCTGGACCACGTGCCCACGTCGAAACGCGCAGCCCTCGACTACGCCTTCGAGCCACACGACGCCGACTTCGCGGCACTCGTCGCGCACGGCCTCTTCACACCCTTCGCCCACGCCGACTGGGAGACCGAGACCGTGTTGGACGAGGCGACGGTCGACTTCGACGCCGTCCTCCTGGGCGACAACCACGCCCCGGGGACCGAACGCGTCGCCGACACGCCGGTGACCTACTGCGGGTCGACGGAGCGCGTCTCGGCCGCAGAACGTGATGGCCGCGGCTACAACCTCGTCTCCTTCGAGGACGGGACGGTGGACATCCGCCGACGCGCGGTCGAGACGCGGCCGTTCGTCTTCGTCGAGGTCACCCTCGCCGAGGGGGAGGGCGGAGAGCGGGTCCGCGAGCAGGTCCGCCAGTACGACGTGGAGGACGCCGTCGTGGTCGTCGAGGTCACCGGCGAGGGCGACCCGGTCACCCCGGCGAGCATCGAGACGCTGGCGACCGAGAACGGCGCACTCGTCGCGCGCGTCACCGACCGCCGGGAGTTCGAATCCCCGGGTGAGTCGGAGACGGCTGTCGACTTCGCCGACCCCGACGCCGCCGTGCGCGAGCGGGTGGGTGACCTCGGGCTCTCACCGGCGGCGCTCGACGTCGACGACGCGGTCAGGGGAGAAGTCGCGGACGCGAACGTCCGCGAGACGGTCAAGCGACGGGTCAGAGCGCGACTCGACGAGGGCGTCTCGAGGTTCGAGCCCGCCGACGGCGACGCGGTGGACGGAGCCGGAGGCGAGCGCGACAGGGCGACGACGACGCGCGCGACCGGCGACGGAGACGAACACGAGCGTGACGAGACGGTGACGGCGGAGCCGGAGGACCCGGCGGACCCGGCGGGCCCGACGGAACCGACTGACGGGGCTGAGACAGCCGAGACGCCCGAGACGGCCGAAACGTCGGACGGCGCTGAGGACGAAGCAGATAACGGGACGGACGAGAAGCCGAGTCGAGCGGAGTCCGCCGGCGCGAACGGTGACGGGCAGGTCTCGATGGAGGACTACCTGTGA
- the pan1 gene encoding proteasome-activating nucleotidase Pan1, translating into MTDTVDDVDLPYDEEAASQQEMIEALEERLEVLERQNEEMRDKLLDANAENNKYQQKLERLTHENKKLKQSPLFVATVQEINDDGVVIKQHGNNQEALTEVTEEMREELEPDARVAVNNSLSIVKRLDNETDVRARVMQVEHSPDVTYEDIGGLDSQLQEVRETVEMPLERPEMFREVGIDPPSGVLLYGPPGTGKTMLAKAVANQTDATFIKMAGSELVHKFIGEGAKLVRDLFEVARENEPAVLFIDEIDAIASKRTDSKTSGDAEVQRTMMQLLSEMDGFDERGEIRIIAATNRFDMLDSAILRPGRFDRLIEVPKPDVEGRELIFQIHTRNMNVSDDVDFAKLAELSENASGADIKAVCTEAGMFAIRDDRTEIYMEDLIGAWEKVQAEADEDGDVSRAFA; encoded by the coding sequence ATGACCGATACGGTCGACGACGTCGACCTCCCGTACGACGAGGAGGCTGCGTCGCAGCAGGAGATGATCGAGGCGCTCGAAGAACGCCTCGAAGTTCTTGAACGGCAGAACGAGGAGATGCGGGACAAGCTCCTCGACGCGAACGCGGAGAACAACAAGTACCAGCAGAAGCTCGAGCGACTCACGCACGAGAACAAGAAGCTGAAGCAGTCCCCGCTCTTCGTCGCCACCGTTCAGGAGATCAACGACGACGGTGTCGTGATCAAACAGCACGGGAACAACCAGGAGGCGCTGACGGAGGTCACCGAGGAGATGCGGGAGGAGCTCGAACCCGACGCCCGCGTCGCCGTCAACAACTCGCTGTCTATCGTCAAGCGGCTCGACAACGAGACGGACGTTCGCGCCCGCGTGATGCAGGTCGAACACAGCCCGGACGTCACCTACGAGGACATCGGCGGCCTCGACTCCCAGCTCCAGGAGGTCCGCGAGACCGTCGAGATGCCCCTCGAACGTCCCGAGATGTTCCGGGAAGTGGGCATCGACCCGCCCTCGGGCGTCCTCCTCTACGGTCCGCCGGGGACGGGGAAGACGATGCTCGCGAAGGCCGTCGCCAACCAGACCGACGCGACGTTCATCAAGATGGCCGGCTCCGAACTCGTCCACAAGTTCATCGGCGAGGGGGCCAAACTGGTGCGCGACCTCTTCGAGGTCGCCCGCGAGAACGAGCCCGCCGTCCTCTTCATCGACGAGATCGACGCCATCGCCTCGAAGCGCACCGATTCGAAGACGTCGGGTGACGCCGAGGTCCAGCGGACGATGATGCAGCTTCTGTCCGAAATGGACGGCTTCGACGAGCGCGGCGAAATCAGGATCATCGCCGCCACCAACCGCTTCGACATGCTCGACTCCGCGATACTGCGTCCGGGCCGGTTCGACCGCCTCATCGAGGTGCCGAAACCCGACGTCGAGGGTCGTGAGCTCATCTTCCAGATCCACACCCGCAACATGAACGTCTCCGACGACGTCGACTTCGCGAAACTCGCCGAACTCTCGGAGAACGCCTCCGGGGCGGACATCAAGGCCGTCTGCACCGAGGCCGGTATGTTCGCTATCCGTGACGACCGCACGGAAATCTACATGGAGGACCTCATCGGTGCCTGGGAGAAGGTCCAGGCCGAAGCCGACGAGGACGGCGACGTCTCCCGCGCGTTCGCGTAA
- a CDS encoding DUF7331 family protein, with protein MSDSTRADGRDRASDYDPAVDVETYEVDGGVVFFDAENPLAWVEAATTVRLTDVA; from the coding sequence ATGTCCGACTCCACTCGAGCCGACGGACGGGATCGCGCTTCTGATTACGACCCCGCAGTCGACGTCGAGACATACGAGGTCGACGGTGGCGTCGTCTTCTTCGACGCCGAGAACCCGCTCGCGTGGGTGGAGGCGGCGACGACGGTGCGGCTCACCGACGTGGCCTGA
- a CDS encoding DNA-directed DNA polymerase, producing the protein MTQTGLADFSSPADDPDEGGGESVDEAAIAEAIAGNGGPQVTEVVADDHAGYPDADGVVELMITQVDYTIEGQGREEYPVLHVFGRTPDNTAEHVRVLGFEPYFYAPTETLSDADLDRDVITRTEEGFESIRGEALTKICTRTPRDVGQIRDEFDHYEADILFPNRLLIDKDVGNGVRVPERRLESGTIQIPHEEVHGTDVDADLRVNTFDIEVDDRNGFPEDGEEPIVCLTSHDSYDDEYVVWHAVAPEGNGESVDSLPGYEPLQEETNVRVRSFDDEAAMLDAFLSHLEETDPDVLTGWNFEDFDAPYLLDRLDVLNPSCEADLAVERLSRVNEVWRGGWGGPDVKGRVVFDLLYAYKRTQFTELESYRLDAVGELELDVGKERYSGDIGDLWEDDPERLLEYNLRDVELCVEIDRKQEVIAFWDEVRSFVGCKLEDAPTPGDTVDIYVLHKVHGEFALPSKGTVESEEYEGGAVFEPIVGVKENVTVLDLKSLYPMCMVTINASPETKVTPADYDSEEAFEANTYRAPNGTHFRREPDGIIREMVDELLDEREQKKALRNDHPADSEAYEQFDRQQAAVKVIMNSLYGVLGWDRFRLYDKEMGAAITATGREVIQFTEEVASGLNYQVAYGDTDSVMLELGPDVSKEEAIEQSFELEENINAAYDDFALEELGAEEHRFQIEFEKLYRRFFQAGRKKRYAGHIVWKEGKDVDDIDITGFEYKRSDIAPVTKEVQQKVIEMIVTGEATDDIKTYLHDIIEEFADGHLSLDDIGVPGGIGKRLSTYENASAHVRGARYANLLLGTNFGRGSKPKHVYLEKVHPDFWQRIESERPDITEDPLYMEFKRDPDVICFEYADQVPEAFAVDWDKMLDKTLKGPIARVIEALGMTWDEVKSGQEQTGLGSFV; encoded by the coding sequence ATGACGCAGACGGGACTCGCGGACTTCTCTTCGCCGGCCGACGACCCCGACGAGGGTGGGGGCGAGTCGGTAGACGAGGCAGCGATTGCCGAGGCCATCGCCGGAAACGGCGGGCCGCAGGTGACGGAGGTGGTCGCGGACGACCACGCGGGGTATCCAGACGCCGACGGCGTCGTCGAACTGATGATCACGCAGGTGGACTACACCATCGAGGGGCAGGGGCGCGAGGAGTACCCCGTCCTCCACGTGTTCGGACGCACCCCCGATAACACGGCCGAACACGTCCGCGTCCTCGGCTTCGAGCCGTACTTCTACGCGCCGACGGAGACGCTCTCCGACGCGGACCTCGACCGCGACGTCATCACCCGCACCGAGGAGGGGTTCGAGAGCATCCGGGGCGAGGCGCTGACCAAAATCTGTACCCGGACGCCGCGCGACGTCGGCCAGATTCGAGACGAGTTCGACCACTACGAGGCGGACATCCTCTTCCCCAACCGCCTGCTCATCGACAAGGACGTCGGCAACGGGGTCCGGGTGCCCGAACGACGCCTGGAGTCGGGGACGATTCAGATCCCACACGAGGAGGTTCACGGGACGGACGTCGACGCCGACCTCCGCGTGAACACCTTCGACATCGAGGTCGACGACCGCAACGGCTTCCCCGAAGACGGCGAAGAGCCCATCGTCTGTCTCACCAGCCACGACTCGTACGACGACGAGTACGTCGTCTGGCACGCCGTCGCCCCCGAGGGGAACGGCGAGTCGGTCGACTCCCTGCCAGGATACGAACCGCTCCAGGAGGAGACGAACGTCCGGGTCCGGTCGTTCGACGACGAGGCGGCCATGCTCGACGCGTTCCTCTCGCATCTCGAAGAGACCGACCCCGACGTCCTGACCGGCTGGAACTTCGAGGACTTCGACGCGCCCTATCTGTTGGACCGCCTCGACGTGCTGAACCCCTCCTGCGAGGCGGACCTCGCCGTCGAGCGCCTCTCCCGCGTGAACGAGGTGTGGCGCGGCGGGTGGGGTGGCCCCGACGTGAAGGGGCGCGTGGTGTTCGACCTCCTCTACGCGTACAAGCGGACGCAGTTCACCGAACTCGAATCGTACCGACTCGACGCCGTCGGTGAACTCGAACTCGACGTGGGAAAAGAGCGGTACTCCGGAGACATCGGCGACCTCTGGGAGGACGACCCCGAGCGCCTCCTGGAGTACAACCTCCGCGACGTGGAACTGTGCGTCGAAATCGACCGAAAGCAGGAGGTAATCGCCTTCTGGGACGAGGTGCGGTCGTTCGTCGGCTGTAAACTCGAGGACGCGCCCACTCCCGGCGACACCGTCGACATCTACGTCCTGCACAAGGTCCACGGTGAGTTCGCCCTCCCCTCGAAGGGCACGGTCGAGAGCGAGGAGTACGAGGGCGGCGCGGTGTTCGAACCCATCGTCGGCGTCAAGGAGAACGTCACCGTCCTCGACCTGAAGTCGCTGTACCCGATGTGTATGGTGACCATCAACGCCTCGCCGGAGACGAAGGTCACGCCGGCCGACTACGACTCCGAAGAGGCGTTCGAGGCGAACACCTATCGCGCGCCCAACGGGACCCACTTCAGGAGGGAACCGGACGGCATCATCCGGGAGATGGTCGACGAACTGCTCGACGAGCGCGAGCAGAAGAAGGCGCTGCGGAACGACCACCCCGCCGACTCCGAGGCGTACGAGCAGTTCGACCGCCAGCAGGCGGCGGTGAAGGTCATCATGAACTCGCTGTACGGCGTGCTGGGGTGGGACCGGTTCCGCCTCTACGACAAGGAGATGGGTGCGGCCATCACGGCGACAGGGAGAGAGGTCATCCAGTTCACCGAAGAGGTGGCAAGCGGACTGAACTACCAAGTCGCGTATGGAGACACCGACTCCGTCATGCTCGAACTCGGGCCCGACGTCTCGAAGGAGGAGGCCATCGAGCAGTCGTTCGAGTTAGAGGAGAACATCAACGCCGCGTACGACGACTTCGCACTCGAGGAGTTGGGTGCGGAGGAACACCGCTTCCAGATCGAGTTCGAGAAACTGTATCGGCGGTTCTTCCAGGCCGGGCGGAAGAAGCGCTACGCCGGCCACATCGTCTGGAAAGAAGGGAAGGACGTCGACGACATCGACATCACGGGGTTCGAGTACAAGCGCTCGGACATCGCGCCCGTGACAAAGGAGGTCCAGCAGAAAGTCATCGAGATGATCGTCACCGGCGAGGCCACGGACGACATCAAGACGTACCTCCACGACATCATCGAGGAGTTCGCGGACGGGCACCTCTCGCTCGACGACATCGGCGTCCCCGGCGGTATCGGCAAGCGCCTGTCGACGTACGAGAACGCCTCTGCGCACGTCCGGGGGGCGCGGTACGCGAACCTCCTCTTGGGGACGAACTTCGGTCGCGGCTCGAAGCCCAAACACGTCTACCTCGAGAAGGTCCACCCCGACTTCTGGCAGCGTATCGAGTCGGAACGGCCCGACATCACCGAAGACCCGCTCTACATGGAGTTCAAGCGCGACCCCGACGTCATCTGCTTCGAGTACGCCGACCAGGTCCCCGAAGCGTTCGCCGTCGACTGGGACAAGATGCTCGACAAGACGCTGAAAGGGCCCATCGCTCGTGTCATCGAGGCGCTCGGGATGACCTGGGACGAAGTCAAAAGCGGCCAGGAACAGACCGGCCTCGGCTCGTTCGTGTAA
- a CDS encoding winged helix-turn-helix domain-containing protein, whose product MSTSKAVTKQGADADRWAAVRDLPPSAKLVAKILDYEDTLSQSQIAEETLLPARTVRYALTRLEDEGVVESRFSFSDARKRLYRLTV is encoded by the coding sequence ATGAGTACGTCGAAGGCCGTCACGAAGCAGGGCGCAGACGCGGACCGCTGGGCAGCAGTTCGAGACCTCCCACCGAGTGCGAAGCTGGTCGCGAAGATTCTCGACTACGAGGACACCCTCTCCCAGTCGCAGATCGCCGAGGAGACGCTCCTCCCGGCGCGAACCGTCCGGTACGCGCTGACGCGACTCGAGGACGAGGGCGTCGTCGAGTCCCGCTTTTCCTTCTCCGACGCGCGCAAGCGCCTCTACCGGCTGACCGTCTGA
- the rad50 gene encoding DNA double-strand break repair ATPase Rad50 has translation MRFDRVRLANFKPYADADLDLDDGVTVIHGLNGSGKSSLLDACFFALYGARALDETLDDLVTTGEDEAEIDLWFTHDDTAYHVHRRLRRSGERIQTADCTLEGPDATYDGARDVRDRVTRMLRMDAEAFVNCAYVRQGEVNKLINATPKERQTMLDDLLQLGTLEEYRERAGQARLGVEDVRSEKRGALDQLETTIEEYESRDLHETLNALTTEREELDAKLERYEDQRERARETLDGARAVLEEYEETREELQRLDTEIEALESKVRETETERDELRRKLGDERDRVETLDEEIQTRLAETDLDEATAEAVADRAETLSARVEEKREAAADERTSAKALETQAENLRTKAEDLSSRAAEKREQASELEAKAESAMEDLEDRRERVEELEAEAEDLRAGFEEAPVEFGEAADHLEALRERLDAVRDRHGEVAGALEAARRRVEEAERLREEGKCPECGQPVEGSPHVERLADDRETVAELERELTELEDERDECEAAIDDAETLVERENRVESIEDRLASLTQLVEDRAESVEETHDRADRLRAEADELDEQVESAREAAETQAERASTVREEVSTANEEIEALERRLDGLAALGERLDARADAEDAVEQLRERRERLADLNAERNERLTEKRERRRELADAVDEERVESARADRARAQNYLEQVDDALEELRTERDDVQSRIGSVEGDIEQLERLRERRDALETEVGALASLHDETESLEAMYGDLRAELRQQNVETLGRMLNETFDLVYGNDAYSHIRLDGEYELTVFQKDGTALAPDQLSGGERALFNLSLRCAIYRLLAEGIDGAAPMPPLILDEPTVFLDSGHVSRLVDLVDEMRSLGVRQIVIVSHDDELVGAADDLVRVEKDPTTNRSTVERVEDPTLAAVAQD, from the coding sequence GTGAGGTTCGACCGCGTCCGACTGGCGAACTTCAAGCCGTACGCCGACGCCGACCTCGACCTCGACGACGGCGTGACCGTCATTCACGGGTTGAACGGGAGCGGGAAGTCCTCGCTGCTCGACGCGTGTTTCTTCGCGCTCTACGGGGCGCGGGCGCTCGACGAGACGCTCGACGACCTCGTGACGACCGGCGAGGACGAGGCCGAAATCGACCTGTGGTTCACCCACGACGACACCGCCTACCACGTCCACCGACGGCTCCGCCGGTCGGGCGAGCGAATCCAGACCGCCGACTGCACGCTGGAGGGACCCGACGCGACGTACGACGGGGCACGCGACGTGCGCGACCGCGTCACCCGGATGCTCCGCATGGACGCCGAGGCGTTCGTCAACTGCGCGTACGTCCGGCAGGGGGAGGTGAACAAGCTCATCAACGCCACCCCGAAGGAGCGACAGACGATGCTCGACGACCTCCTCCAGCTCGGGACGCTCGAGGAGTACCGCGAGCGGGCCGGGCAGGCGCGCCTCGGCGTCGAGGACGTCCGGAGCGAGAAGCGCGGCGCGCTCGACCAACTCGAGACCACCATCGAGGAGTACGAGTCGCGCGACCTCCACGAGACACTGAACGCGCTCACGACCGAGCGGGAGGAACTCGACGCGAAGCTCGAACGGTACGAGGACCAGCGCGAGCGCGCGCGGGAGACGCTCGACGGGGCGAGAGCCGTCCTCGAAGAGTACGAAGAGACCCGTGAGGAACTGCAGCGGCTCGACACCGAAATCGAGGCACTCGAGTCGAAGGTGCGCGAGACCGAGACCGAGCGTGACGAACTCAGGCGGAAGCTCGGCGACGAGCGGGACCGGGTCGAAACACTCGACGAGGAGATACAGACACGCTTGGCCGAGACAGACCTCGACGAGGCGACGGCCGAAGCGGTCGCAGACAGAGCGGAGACGCTCTCCGCGCGCGTCGAGGAGAAACGAGAGGCGGCTGCGGACGAGCGGACCAGCGCGAAGGCGCTGGAGACACAGGCGGAGAACCTCCGGACGAAAGCCGAGGACCTCTCGTCACGCGCCGCCGAGAAGCGCGAGCAGGCGTCGGAGCTCGAAGCGAAGGCCGAGTCGGCGATGGAGGACCTCGAAGACCGACGCGAGCGCGTCGAGGAACTCGAAGCGGAGGCCGAGGACCTCCGGGCGGGATTCGAGGAGGCCCCCGTCGAGTTCGGCGAGGCCGCCGACCACCTGGAGGCGCTCCGGGAACGCCTCGACGCGGTTCGGGACCGTCACGGCGAGGTGGCCGGGGCGCTCGAGGCGGCCCGACGCCGCGTCGAGGAGGCCGAGCGCCTCCGCGAGGAGGGGAAGTGTCCCGAGTGCGGGCAACCCGTCGAGGGCTCGCCGCACGTCGAGCGGCTGGCAGACGACCGTGAGACGGTCGCGGAACTCGAACGCGAACTGACCGAACTCGAGGACGAGCGCGACGAGTGCGAGGCCGCCATCGACGACGCGGAGACGCTCGTCGAGCGCGAGAACCGCGTCGAGTCCATCGAGGACCGACTCGCGTCGCTCACCCAGCTAGTCGAGGACCGCGCCGAGAGTGTCGAGGAGACACATGATCGCGCCGACCGGCTCAGAGCGGAGGCGGACGAACTCGACGAGCAGGTCGAGTCGGCCCGCGAGGCCGCGGAGACGCAGGCGGAGCGGGCGTCGACGGTCCGTGAGGAGGTGTCGACGGCGAACGAGGAGATCGAGGCGCTCGAACGACGTCTCGACGGACTGGCCGCGCTCGGCGAGCGACTCGACGCACGTGCCGATGCCGAGGACGCCGTGGAACAGCTCCGCGAGCGGCGTGAGCGACTCGCCGACCTGAACGCCGAGCGGAACGAGCGGCTGACCGAGAAGCGCGAGCGACGGCGCGAACTGGCCGACGCCGTCGACGAAGAGCGGGTCGAAAGCGCGCGTGCAGACAGAGCGCGCGCCCAGAACTACCTCGAACAGGTCGACGACGCGCTCGAGGAGTTACGAACGGAGCGTGACGACGTCCAGAGCCGTATCGGGAGTGTCGAGGGCGACATCGAGCAGCTCGAACGCCTCCGAGAGAGACGCGACGCACTCGAGACGGAGGTCGGTGCGCTGGCGTCGCTCCACGACGAGACCGAGTCGCTGGAGGCGATGTACGGCGACCTCCGCGCGGAGCTCCGACAGCAGAACGTCGAGACGCTCGGGCGGATGCTGAACGAGACGTTCGACCTCGTCTACGGGAACGACGCGTACTCGCACATCCGGCTCGACGGCGAGTACGAACTCACCGTGTTCCAGAAGGACGGGACGGCGCTCGCCCCGGACCAGCTCTCGGGCGGCGAGCGCGCCCTGTTCAACCTCTCGCTGCGATGTGCCATCTACCGACTGCTCGCAGAGGGAATCGACGGGGCCGCACCGATGCCGCCGCTCATCCTCGACGAGCCGACGGTGTTCCTCGACTCGGGACACGTGTCACGGCTGGTCGACCTCGTCGACGAGATGCGCTCGCTCGGCGTCCGTCAGATCGTCATCGTGAGCCACGACGACGAACTCGTCGGTGCCGCCGACGACCTCGTCCGGGTCGAGAAAGACCCCACGACTAACCGCTCGACGGTCGAGCGCGTCGAGGACCCGACCCTCGCGGCGGTCGCGCAGGACTAG
- a CDS encoding HpcH/HpaI aldolase family protein, whose translation MSHPSLKRRLEAGDPVTGYWTTLADPAVAELVAETGFDFVVVDTEHTPSSLETVANSLRAVSSESAGVVRVPWNDHVRIKRVLDLAPAGVMAPMVSTPEEATDFVAATRYPPEGRRGIGVGRSARYGRDVAGQVDRDDADLVRIAQIETRAGVENVADIAAVDGLDALFVGPADLSAALGSFGDDDEAFEEAVSRVLDVGDEAGVPVGTLATSTDDVERWVAWGFDYVICGVDTLDLIRGTDAALAAHETARE comes from the coding sequence ATGTCCCATCCGAGCCTGAAACGCCGTCTCGAAGCCGGCGACCCCGTCACCGGTTACTGGACCACCCTCGCCGACCCCGCCGTCGCGGAACTCGTCGCCGAGACGGGGTTCGACTTCGTCGTCGTCGACACCGAACACACCCCGTCGAGCCTGGAGACCGTCGCGAACTCCCTCAGAGCCGTCTCGAGTGAGAGCGCCGGTGTCGTCCGCGTGCCGTGGAACGACCACGTCCGTATCAAGCGTGTCCTCGACCTCGCCCCCGCGGGGGTGATGGCGCCGATGGTCTCCACACCGGAGGAGGCGACCGACTTCGTCGCCGCGACGCGCTATCCGCCGGAGGGGAGACGCGGCATCGGCGTCGGCCGTTCGGCCCGGTACGGGCGAGACGTCGCGGGACAGGTCGACCGCGACGACGCCGACCTCGTCCGCATCGCACAGATAGAGACCCGAGCGGGTGTCGAGAACGTCGCCGACATCGCCGCCGTCGACGGCCTCGACGCGCTCTTCGTCGGTCCCGCCGATCTCTCGGCGGCGCTCGGGTCGTTCGGGGACGACGACGAGGCGTTCGAGGAGGCGGTCTCCCGGGTGCTCGACGTCGGAGACGAGGCGGGCGTCCCCGTCGGGACGCTCGCGACGAGTACCGACGACGTCGAGCGGTGGGTCGCGTGGGGCTTCGACTACGTCATCTGCGGCGTCGACACCCTCGACCTGATTCGGGGGACGGACGCGGCACTGGCGGCGCACGAGACGGCAAGAGAGTGA
- the nth gene encoding endonuclease III, giving the protein MGTPRDTREDQAQEVIDRLYEEYPDTTISLDFSNRLELLVAVVLSAQCTDERVNEVTEELFDKYRTADDYANADEAELAADIYGITFHNNKAGYLKSTGQRLVAEHGGEVPDTMSALTDLSGVGRKTANVVLQHGHDVVEGIVVDTHVRRLSRRLGLTTEETPERIEQDLMGVVPEDDWQQFTHLFISHGRAVCDARNPSCDECVLEDVCPSSKLDHDVDLASGEAW; this is encoded by the coding sequence ATGGGAACCCCACGCGACACTCGCGAGGACCAGGCGCAGGAGGTCATCGACCGGCTCTACGAGGAGTACCCCGACACGACCATCTCGCTGGACTTCTCCAACCGACTGGAGTTGCTCGTCGCTGTCGTCCTCTCCGCGCAGTGTACCGACGAGCGGGTCAACGAGGTCACCGAGGAACTGTTCGACAAGTACCGCACGGCCGATGACTACGCGAACGCCGACGAGGCGGAACTCGCAGCCGACATCTACGGCATCACCTTCCACAACAACAAGGCGGGCTATCTCAAATCCACCGGGCAGAGACTCGTCGCCGAGCACGGCGGCGAGGTGCCCGACACCATGTCCGCGCTGACCGACCTCTCGGGCGTCGGCCGGAAGACGGCGAACGTCGTCCTCCAGCACGGCCACGACGTCGTCGAGGGCATCGTCGTCGACACGCACGTCAGACGGCTCTCGCGCCGCCTCGGCCTCACCACGGAGGAGACGCCCGAGCGCATCGAGCAGGACCTCATGGGCGTCGTCCCGGAAGACGACTGGCAGCAGTTCACGCACCTGTTCATCAGCCACGGCCGGGCCGTCTGCGACGCGCGGAACCCCTCTTGCGACGAGTGCGTGCTCGAAGACGTCTGTCCCTCCTCGAAACTCGACCACGACGTCGACCTCGCAAGCGGCGAGGCGTGGTGA
- a CDS encoding DUF7346 family protein, which yields MRTVRDTDGARYLLVKRSSDATLVRDPETGAEQYLPNDELTEAEGVSALTVAASGVPESVRRVVTAAHTEDALGLLVELVDRGPLPVRDLLSAYDLCESDLHGLLAEFRAAGLIRERDAAGERGYEATETTREAVAALRG from the coding sequence ATGCGAACGGTGCGCGACACAGATGGGGCGCGATATCTCCTCGTGAAGCGGTCGAGTGATGCGACGCTCGTTCGCGACCCCGAGACCGGAGCCGAGCAGTACCTCCCGAACGACGAACTCACCGAGGCGGAGGGCGTGTCCGCCCTCACCGTCGCGGCGAGTGGCGTCCCCGAGTCGGTTCGACGGGTCGTCACCGCTGCCCACACCGAGGACGCACTCGGCCTGCTCGTCGAGCTGGTCGACCGTGGCCCCCTCCCGGTGCGGGACCTCCTCTCGGCGTACGACCTCTGTGAGTCCGACCTGCACGGGCTGCTCGCGGAGTTCCGTGCGGCCGGCCTCATCCGCGAGCGGGACGCGGCCGGCGAACGGGGGTACGAAGCCACCGAGACGACTCGTGAGGCCGTCGCCGCGCTCCGCGGCTAG